From Camelina sativa cultivar DH55 chromosome 5, Cs, whole genome shotgun sequence:
GACCGATACTAGCTTCAACAAGTGAATCGAATTTCACAATATCATACTTTTGAGCAACATGATCAGAGTATTCAAAGTAGACAAGATTCGGTGTATCAAATGTAACACTATCTGGATTCTGGTCATAGTCTTGACAACGTAGCGTTAGTCTCTTGAGGGTTTTGGAAGACACAGAGCGGTGCCAATAACCATCCCAACTTAGATTGATCATAACTAACTCCTCAAGGACAGGACAGGCAGAGATAAGCTTGACGAGGTAATTATCACCGTCTCCAAAGCCAAAGGTAATGAGATCAAGATAGAGAGTCTTAAGCTTTGGAAGGAAAACATGTTCCATATGCATACCACCAATCATAGTACCATTTCCAGTTTCAATTCTCAGTCTAACTAGTGACTTGCTCATAAAGACACGTGCAGGCATCATCAAATTCTTCCAATCAACAGTAACGCGTAAATCAAGATCCGATATCCCACGTAGCATCACATTTGATATCCAACGACAGACAAAAACTGGATAGATACCATGGCCACACTTAAGAGAGAAACTTCTGATAGTAGAATCCCCCTGTGAAGCCAGAACTCTCGTTACGAATCTCATAAAAGCTATATGAACCTCATTGGTCTCTAGTTGGTTGACCAGTTCAGGACGCGAGCATTCGGAATCATCGAAATCAAGATTTGGTTTGGCAGCAAAGAGATAACGCCATTTCTTAGAGAGAAGAGATGTTAACGCAGCTTCTTTTGTGGAAAGAAACGACAGTATGTGGCAAATTAGAGCTTCTGGTAGATCGCTGATTATATCTTTGCGCCTGCTCCATGTTTCCATCTTTTTAGAATTCATAGTGGCATAATGAGATCtcaaacctgaaaaaaaaaaagacatgatcTTGACTcagaagaacacaaaaacaattgtAAAGCCATTTGTACGATCTTCGTCCTAGAAAAGAAGACATATTGTAGATCAAACATTAATTTTTGGACTCTAAAAGAATCCACAAAATCAGAGAACTCACTTGGTAATTAGGATCAGTGACCATCTGACTTAACGAGCCTGAATGGGAGATTGATTGAGAGAGGGCATGATTAGgatgttcttatttttattcttctaaAATTGTGGCCGACATATTTGGTGAATTCCGACTTCGTATAATTGAATTGAGATTTGTGAGGGTCACGTCGGTTAGAGAGTTAAAGGCGAACACTCTTTGGGTGTCTGTCAACTCAAAGTGTTCTTCTCATGTCCACGTGTAACGGCAAAGAGTCTTTTGGGGTTTCCACGTGTTCTTATCATGTCTACGTGTCAAGCGTGTCAATGTTGTtcggtcttcttcttcttattttatcTGTACtttctcttgtctttttcttcttcttatcatctGATGTCTAGTGTTGTTCGGTTTTGTCTGTACTTTTCTCTtgtgatcttttctttttcttcaaactttttttttttttttttgtagctttcctttgtttaatctttttgcctggttttgtcttttttttttttttttcgtttttgtttagtttttttttgttaaagagtcTCTGGTGCTTGTTTGGAACTTCTTCATCAATTCAGCCGTTGAAACGTAAGGTGCAATTTACTCTCGGACATAAACCTGAAAAAGAGATGACAAGAGTTGAGAGAGACTAACAGAAAAGTTATACAAGCAACCGTGAAGCACAACGCACAACTTTTCTATTCTCCTCCGGGAGTGTACCTTGTGATGGCTTTGATTTTGCTGAGTCCGATTGGTAGTGCTAGCTACGTTTTCAACAGTCGTTTCCCTGCATTGAatcaacaaataagaaaaactaTAACAAGAGACACGTGAATGTCAACTacgtttatacatttttctgaTTACTTTCATTACCTTTATACATTTTTCTGATTACTTTCACTACCTTTATACATTTTTCTGGTTACTTCCATTGGCTAATTGGCTTGAGACAATTCTGGTGCCTTGTCGAGTTCCACTTCAGTAGCACCTTATTgttcaacaaacacaaaaacaaaacaaaaagattactGGTTGAGGGAGATAgataaacttgaaacagaaaaataaatgtaaagatAAGCAGAGAGGATTTTGAGATGACTTACAGAACAATAAGAAGAGGTTATTTTCCATTTGGGGCATAGTTCAGCATCATCCCTAAATATTATTAACAGGAAGAAAGAGTGAACCTCCATATATCTCCACCATCTAGAAGCAgcagacaagaaacaaaaaaatctcagactCAGTTATGGATGGGGAACTACTGAAGCGAACGTATTGAGTGATTTTGTTGAGTAGTGGGACGACTTGCCTGACTTGTTCGGAAAAAGTAATAGAGTCTTTGCGTCGACGACtgagcttcttctctcctccGGTGATGAGTTGTTTATGTGGAAAGATGTTTCACAGAAtctccaaaagaaacaaacccattAATTAAGATCTTATCTACGAAATAAAAGTCATATTTAAGAAAGCAAAACACTCAGATAAATGTATACCTTTTTGTCGTTGTGGAGTTTCTGGCCAAACAGATGAGAGTTGAAGAAATACCACGAAAACAACGTCTCGAAAACAAATACTTCCACCAGATGTTATTactcatcatatatatataaagagtgaaccatatatatattgccTCTATGTTTGACGCTGTTACCGTTGGGCGAAggtttgcttttgtttggttcagaatcttcttcaatcttcaaaCCAAAGCATATATCCAATCTGCATAGAAGAAGCTTCGTTAAAACAGCCAGcctaaatgaaaacaaattcgGGGAAGCGGAGAAGACAAAGACCTATATTGTAATAACACGCCGGCGACCGtttttgtacttgaaaaaaTCTGAGTCATGGTCCTGGTTGGAACACGATCACAGACACAGACCTGATTCGTTTCACCCAAGAGGAAACACGATCCCATACACAAAAACGAAACTCTTctttcaaaagcaaaacatcGGCAAATCGATTAATAGGGTTAGAAAGATACCTCTGACTTGTTTTGCTCTCTTGCCGCCTTTGCTGAATCAGATTGGTAATGCTAGCTACGTTTTTAACACTTTCCCTGCAGTTAAAAGAATCaacacattaaaaacaaaaaactataacAAGAGGAACGTCGCCGACAAGACAAAGACCTAGATTACCTTTTAATcaagtttgatgttgttttacTGTAAAAACACGCCGGCGACCGTTTTTGCGTTCTAAAACTACTTCATCCTTGAAACAATCTGAGTCAAGAAATCATCGTCCCTCCtggcaaaacaaaacataaacatgagAGTCAAATGAAGTCTTTACCTGCTTCTTGACTCCATTTAGTGAAAATTAAAGCAACTTGGTGACTTTAAGTTTGGCAAACTGAAGTGGAAGAGGAAGGAAGACAAATTGAGTCAAAgacacaacaaaatcaaaaaagaagaagagaaggtgataagatacaacaaaaacaaaaaaagaagaaaataaaatcataataagGATCTTAGAGGATTGTTCCCccactgttgttgttgttgacttggGCCGGTCGTCCCTAATAATACATGCGAAGAAAGAGAGTGAACAATTGGCTCACCTGTCTTAATTTTGCATCATCTAGCTTTTGCCTTTTGAGAGCTCTATTTTCCTGAATCAGTTTGGTAGAGGTAGCTATGTTTCACTGCAGTGAGGCAATAAATGCGCAGACAACAATTACAAAAGAAACGTGAAACCAGATTTGGGTATCAGAATCGTTATTGATTAAGACTATAATCTCTCTGATGGAGGGTATTTACCTTGAATTATGGCAGACGTGGTGTACTTCTTTGTGGTGCAGGCAAAAGCTGGAGTTGTGGAGTGAAGAGCTTGCTGATTTTGAAACAATAACTGACTCACCTGTCATGATTTTCCATCATCTAGCTTCTCCCTTGTGATGGCTTTGATTTTGATAACTCAGATTGGTAGTGCTAGCTAAGTACACTCGTTTACCTGCAGTGAAAGGAAtcaacacattaaaataaactataacaAGAGAAACGTGAGACCACATTTGGGGTGGGGTATCAGAATGGCTATTAAGAATGTCAACTACCTTTATGCAATTTTCTGATTACTGCCTTTGGCTTGAGTCAGTTCTGGTGCCTTGTCGAAAAGCAGAGAATTTTGAGATGACTTACAGAAGAGTGAACCCCCATATATCTCCATCATCTAGAGAAGcagcaaacaacaaaactaaaaaagtcTCAGTCTCACTTATGGATGGGGAACTACTGAATCGCATGTACTGAGTGATTTTGTTGAGTAATGTAAAAGCAATGGATCTTTGCGTCGACGACtgagcttcttctctcctccGGTGATGAGTTGTTTTATGTGGAGAGATGTTTCACAGAATctccaaaataaacaaacccATTAATTAAGATcctatatacaaaacaaaattcatatttaCGGAAGCAAAACACTCAGATGAAGAAACACACAGTAAACCCCAATAATGTATACCTTTTTTATTGTTGTGGAGTTTCTCGTCAAAGAAGCAACGCCATGTCCTCTGAACATCCATCACTctcaaagacacaaaaaaataaacttccaCCAGATATTATTCATCAAGAATGCTTGGATCCTgagagtagagaagagaagGTGATAAGATATATAACGATCCTGAGAGTAGAGAAGAGAACGATCCTGAGAGTAGAGAAGAGAAAGtgataagatatatataacacacaaaagaaaagagaaaagagaaatctCAGATTGACGTTGTTACCGCAAGGcgaaggttttgtttttgtttggttcagaatctttcttcattcttcaaaccatAGCATATCTCCGATCTGCATAGAAGAAGCTTCGTTAAAACAACCAGCCTAAGTGAAAACAGATTCGAGGAAGCGGACAAGACAAAGAGACCTATATATACCTTTCAATTCGATCAGTTTGATGATGTTAGTATTGTAAGAACACGCCGGCGACCGTTTTTGTGTTCTGAGTCAAGAAAGCATCGTCCGTCCTGGCTggaacaagaacacaaagacCTGTTTCGTCTCACCCAAAAGAAAACAGTAAGTTCTCGCAAATGAAATTAAACAGCAACAACATTAAAAGAAAGGGAACACGAGAGAGAACCTTCCAAAGATCCAGCTAGCTGAGGCACATTTTAGGCAATTGGGAGAACCTCCGGCAGTTATCAAGAATCTACCTCCAAGATAGTAGTAGCCTTGTCAACTGAACGAAGTTTACCGCACCTTTACTtcccaaaatcaaaaacaacacAAGCAATGTGATCAACCTAAGcagaatcagaaacaagaatGATATTGAGCAACTCCTACATTAACCAACATTCACACGAAAATCAAATAGATTCATAGGTTTAGAGAAAACGAGAAGATACCTCTGACTTGTTCAGGCCTGTTTACTCTCTCGTCACTTTTGGTAACACTGTTATCTGTCTTAAAATTGACAAACACTTCAAGAGCCGCACGAACCTGCAACAAAAATCCTAACTTCAGATGAAtccaaaatagaaatataatattgtcaagaaaaaaaattagaatgaaAGTTCCGAGTATACAACATACCATCCAACAGCTCTGAAAAGAGCATTATCTCATTGCTTTACTATGAACCTTCTTCATCCTTCAAATCATCGTCTTGGTTGGAAAACACGTACACACACCTGTTTCAgcacaaagaaagagagaaacgcACTATTTAATATCCCCATATTATCCCTCCATCATCTGCCTAATTATAATCGTCTGTCACCATCATTGAAGTATTTattctacaaaaacaaacatttaagaagaacaaagttttaaagagacttgagaagaagaatcacaatGTTACAATTAATAAGGACAATAAGTGGAACCTAATAATAATCTTCGTAGTCAGATTCTTCTCCCCTGattcatcaacttcttcatcatcttctctttctttctcttcctttcctTCAGCCTAACCAAACATAACTCAAAAACGTTACTATGAagagctcaaaaaaaaaaaaaaaaacaattgaactGCAAAATGGTTTTTTCATACCTTACGCTTAGCTTCAAGCTTTTCAAACACATCCACTTTATGAAAACCTGCAAAACGAAACATAAAGCTGAGATTCTTGTTACACTGttgatagaaagaaaaacaagaaacaaagaaaacacaaagtACCTGCTTCATGACACCATTTAGCTCTCTTAAGAGGTCCTGCTCTTCGAGTATCTGAAATTGCATTACAGTTTATAAAATTGACATATAAAAGTAGAATCTGTGATTTAAAGCAGCTTACTGACTCAAAGATTGGGAAAGCGAAATGGACGAGAACGGAAGATGTATTGAGTCAAAGACACCTATAACTACAAGAATCAGTTTgatgttttatctttttggttctgaatcttATTCATTCTTCAAACCCATAGCAAATCTCCAATCTGCACAAAAGtaaagaattagaagaagcttccttaatatattttttttaagtctgaATTATAGCAAGCAGCATTAGTGAATGGAACATGTTTTTTCATACCTTATACTTAGCTTCAAGCTTTTTAAGCAAACCTGCAAAACGAAACCTAAACCTGAGAATCTTGTTACATGcttgaataaaaaaacaaaagaagaagaaacaaataaaaaacaatgtaCCTGCTTCTGGACTCCATTTAGCTCAGTAAAATCAAGGGTTTTGCTCTGAATTCTGGTGCCTTGTCGCCGAGATTCCACTTGTGTAGTACattgttgttcaaaaaaaaaaaaaaaaagaaacaaaagggaTCATTGGTTGAGGGAGATAGATAAAGTTTTCAGTCTCTCATATGGATGTGAAATTGAAACGAATGTATTGAGTTATTGTGAGAATGAGTCTGACTCGCCTGACTTGACGATTGGGCTTCATCACTCTACCAAAAAATTGAAGTAGTTCACAACACCAGGATCACTTGTCATGTAAGAATTGGAACTAGCAGGAAGCTGatcacagaaaaagaaagacatacCAATAATGTAAAAAACATATAAGTATTAAGACATTAGTGTAATTAAGTGTTCTAAACTTCATACCTCGGGGCAGAAGCAGTCTCTTATCATTGGCATTTTAAAGCTTCGACTAacaacatgatagaagctaagaAGACGAGGATAGATAAAGAGATCAATTGGGCTCAAAGTGCTAGACCTCCAGAGACGCACCATGACAGCTCAATCAAACCACTGATCACCGTCctgacaaaagaaagaaagaaaggaacaaaCACATTAGTTAAATAAGATCCCCATACAATACAAGAAGGAACTACTCttatttcaaaagcaaaacaacgACACTGTAATTATAACAGCAGATTAAATAACTAAATCAAAACCGATTCAATAGGGATTAGCGAGATACCTCTGACTTGTTTTGggtctatctctctctttcgtcGCCTTGTGATGgctttgatgattttataaaagagacTGGAAGTGCTAGCTAAGTTATTAACCCTAACCCTGCAGT
This genomic window contains:
- the LOC104788161 gene encoding putative F-box/FBD/LRR-repeat protein At3g59240, which produces MNSKKMETWSRRKDIISDLPEALICHILSFLSTKEAALTSLLSKKWRYLFAAKPNLDFDDSECSRPELVNQLETNEVHIAFMRFVTRVLASQGDSTIRSFSLKCGHGIYPVFVCRWISNVMLRGISDLDLRVTVDWKNLMMPARVFMSKSLVRLRIETGNGTMIGGMHMEHVFLPKLKTLYLDLITFGFGDGDNYLVKLISACPVLEELVMINLSWDGYWHRSVSSKTLKRLTLRCQDYDQNPDSVTFDTPNLVYFEYSDHVAQKYDIVKFDSLVEASIGLRMTRDQQTLASYGDLVGNATDPLTRICNVQILYLYASTLEALTFCCKPIPVFKKLIHLTVKTHRQAGWESLPALLKKCPSLETLVFEGLHHKKTVKCEDGDGCLCKSSEVDIRSCLSSSPVKVLKILKFGEISFYCDDTEKEKQKQMEQVKYFLETMPKLEQMIVCYNTRIDEDLKSQLERLVPRGASSKCSIQLICDHVLAPVYPYSGVIDYLE